In a genomic window of Capsicum annuum cultivar UCD-10X-F1 unplaced genomic scaffold, UCD10Xv1.1 ctg1489, whole genome shotgun sequence:
- the LOC124890261 gene encoding 60S ribosomal protein L30-like yields the protein MVAAKKTKKTHESINNRLALVMKSGKFTLGYKTVLKTIRSSKAKLVIIANNCPPIRKSEIEYYAMLAKVGVHHYNGNNVDLGTACGKYYRVCCLSIIDPGDSDIIKSLPSDQ from the exons ATGGTTGCCGCCAAGAAGACC AAGAAGACTCATGAGAGTATTAACAATAGGTTGGCTCTTGTCATGAAGAGCGGGAAGTTTACATTGGGATACAAAACTGTTCTCAAGACTATTAGAAGCTCCAAAG CAAAACTTGTTATCATTGCCAACAACTGTCCTCCTATTAGGAAGTCCGAGATAGAGTACTATGCTATGTTGGCAAAGGTTGGAGTTCACCACTACAATGGAA ACAACGTAGATTTGGGAACTGCCTGTGGTAAATACTACAGAGTGTGTTGCCTCAGCATCATTGACCCAG GCGATTCTGATATTATTAAGAGCTTGCCTTCGGACCAGTGA